The Desulfurella sp. genome has a window encoding:
- a CDS encoding nitrous oxide-stimulated promoter family protein — MKNKQEKIKHDKKVIKNFIKLYCRKNHLEHGVEVYKDDLCKDCYELLNYAYMKLDNCPLDPKPMCKKCLIHCYSKKNKEKIKQIMKFSGLYLIKHGRIDLLLHYYF; from the coding sequence ATTAAACATGACAAAAAGGTTATTAAAAATTTTATCAAACTATACTGCAGAAAAAATCATTTAGAACATGGCGTAGAAGTTTACAAGGATGATTTATGCAAAGATTGTTACGAGTTGTTAAATTACGCTTACATGAAATTAGACAACTGCCCTTTAGACCCAAAACCCATGTGTAAAAAGTGTTTAATCCACTGCTACAGTAAAAAAAATAAAGAAAAAATTAAACAAATAATGAAATTTAGCGGTCTCTACCTAATAAAGCACGGCAGGATAGATCTTCTTTTGCATTATTATTTTTAA